A single Paraburkholderia sp. D15 DNA region contains:
- the tssC gene encoding type VI secretion system contractile sheath large subunit: MGFREDDNVQQKLTRVRPPRVKITYEVETGGALRATQLPFIVGIFANLSGDSGSADLPFPYKQREFIEIDRDNIYDIMKASGASVDLSKVALPPTTPGGQPEHDPTQLTFETLDDFKPMSVVKKVGRLAAHNAARSNVRMLQARAEIDDALAAALDRTCAPDQGALRKAIADKYAAAATAGANGTNGGNASGGTNGANAANGANGANGANGANGANASNGANASNGASAAAGNAKPTPQDNWRKLGVTPAASDALLPAAQLTADNVLEQLLGHLVTTQPPAAPANGAGTQNGNAPQNGGGAQGAPQANPQAPAKDANGGAQGEAAGAQGADQGGDKGQGAQEAQGAQGAQGAPDNAAQAAPNNAQAQAAAAGTPAPAANASGNGNAANANNAQPTPADWSDALVLLGYFNDVVLTTIDAQQPQPVPTMHAAQWIDAAVVTIDATLSANIDAILHADSFQTLESTWRSIANLVANTETGTMLKLKVFNTRREELSNDLENAVEFDQSLMFKLTYEAEYGTLGGNPFSVLVMDYPIGNSFLDIEFLSKVTQVAAAAHAPLIAGAAPSMFGLDDYSQLGKPRDLAKIFEGNDWISFNEFRQTEDSRYATLVLPRLLLRLPYDYTVSPVGFNYIEDISSDGTRPSTDPNNLNADQNGVKFADIDSDSKFLWGNAAYALAQRITNAFALYQWTAAIRGEEGGGLVDGLPLYQYRTDRGSQVLFCPTEVAITDRREKELSDLGFIALCHSKGSSNAVFFGGQTVNLPITYLSDEANANAQLSARLPYMLAASRFAHYVKVLVRKKVGGFQNRATLEAYLNTWIAQYVLLDDNATQEVKASYPLRSASIVVTEEPGSPGSYKATMFLKPHFQLEELTTSIRLVADLPKAG; encoded by the coding sequence ATGGGGTTTAGAGAGGACGACAACGTCCAGCAGAAGTTGACGCGCGTGCGGCCACCGCGCGTCAAGATCACCTACGAGGTGGAGACCGGCGGGGCATTGCGGGCGACGCAGTTGCCGTTCATCGTCGGCATCTTCGCGAATCTTTCCGGCGACTCGGGCAGCGCGGATCTTCCGTTTCCGTACAAGCAGCGCGAGTTCATCGAGATCGATCGCGACAATATTTACGACATCATGAAAGCGTCGGGCGCGAGCGTCGATCTGTCGAAGGTCGCGTTGCCGCCGACGACACCCGGCGGCCAGCCCGAACACGATCCGACTCAGTTGACGTTCGAGACGCTCGACGATTTCAAGCCGATGTCGGTGGTCAAGAAGGTGGGGCGTCTTGCCGCCCACAACGCCGCGCGTAGCAACGTGCGGATGCTGCAGGCACGCGCCGAAATCGACGACGCGCTCGCCGCGGCGCTCGACCGGACCTGTGCGCCGGATCAGGGCGCGCTGCGCAAGGCGATCGCGGACAAATACGCGGCCGCAGCGACGGCGGGCGCGAATGGTACCAACGGCGGCAACGCTTCGGGCGGAACGAACGGCGCGAATGCCGCCAATGGTGCCAACGGCGCCAACGGTGCAAATGGCGCCAACGGTGCGAACGCATCGAACGGCGCCAATGCATCGAACGGCGCAAGCGCTGCCGCCGGCAACGCCAAGCCGACCCCGCAGGACAACTGGCGCAAGCTCGGCGTGACGCCGGCCGCATCGGACGCGCTGCTGCCCGCCGCGCAACTGACCGCGGACAACGTGCTGGAGCAACTGCTCGGCCATCTGGTGACGACGCAACCGCCAGCGGCACCGGCGAACGGCGCGGGCACGCAGAACGGCAACGCGCCGCAAAACGGCGGCGGGGCACAGGGCGCACCGCAAGCCAATCCGCAAGCGCCCGCGAAGGATGCGAACGGCGGCGCGCAGGGCGAAGCGGCCGGCGCTCAAGGCGCGGACCAGGGCGGCGATAAAGGCCAAGGCGCACAGGAAGCACAAGGCGCACAGGGAGCCCAAGGCGCACCCGACAACGCCGCGCAAGCCGCACCGAACAATGCCCAAGCGCAAGCGGCAGCAGCGGGCACACCCGCACCGGCCGCAAACGCGAGCGGCAACGGCAATGCAGCCAACGCCAACAACGCCCAACCCACCCCCGCCGACTGGTCCGACGCCCTCGTGCTGCTCGGCTACTTCAACGACGTGGTCCTCACCACGATCGACGCGCAGCAGCCGCAGCCGGTCCCGACGATGCATGCCGCGCAGTGGATCGACGCCGCCGTCGTCACGATCGACGCGACGCTCAGCGCGAATATCGACGCGATCCTGCACGCCGACTCGTTCCAGACGCTCGAATCGACGTGGCGCAGCATCGCGAATCTGGTGGCCAACACCGAGACCGGCACGATGCTGAAGCTGAAGGTCTTCAACACGCGCCGCGAGGAGCTGTCGAACGATCTGGAGAACGCGGTCGAGTTCGACCAGAGCCTGATGTTCAAGCTCACCTACGAAGCCGAATACGGCACGCTCGGCGGCAATCCGTTCAGCGTGCTGGTGATGGACTATCCGATCGGCAACAGCTTCCTCGACATCGAGTTCCTCAGCAAGGTCACCCAGGTCGCGGCCGCCGCGCACGCGCCGCTGATCGCGGGCGCGGCGCCTTCGATGTTCGGCCTCGACGACTACTCGCAACTCGGCAAGCCGCGCGATCTCGCGAAGATCTTCGAAGGCAACGACTGGATCTCGTTCAACGAATTCCGTCAAACCGAGGACTCGCGTTACGCGACGCTGGTGCTGCCGCGTCTGCTGCTGCGCCTGCCGTACGACTACACGGTCTCGCCGGTCGGCTTCAACTACATCGAAGATATTTCGAGCGACGGCACGCGCCCCAGCACCGATCCGAACAACCTGAACGCGGATCAGAACGGCGTGAAGTTCGCCGATATCGATTCGGACAGCAAGTTCCTGTGGGGCAATGCGGCCTACGCACTCGCGCAGCGCATCACCAATGCCTTCGCGCTGTATCAGTGGACCGCGGCGATTCGCGGCGAAGAGGGCGGCGGTCTGGTGGACGGTCTGCCGCTGTACCAGTACCGCACCGATCGCGGCTCGCAGGTGCTGTTCTGCCCGACCGAGGTGGCGATCACCGACCGTCGCGAGAAGGAACTGAGCGACCTCGGCTTCATCGCGCTATGTCACAGCAAGGGTTCGTCGAACGCGGTGTTCTTCGGCGGCCAGACGGTCAATCTGCCGATCACGTATCTGTCCGACGAAGCGAACGCGAACGCGCAATTGTCCGCGCGTCTGCCGTACATGCTCGCGGCGTCGCGTTTCGCGCATTACGTGAAGGTGCTGGTGCGCAAGAAGGTGGGCGGCTTCCAGAATCGCGCGACGCTCGAAGCGTATCTGAATACGTGGATCGCGCAGTACGTGCTGCTCGACGACAACGCGACTCAGGAAGTCAAGGCCAGCTATCCGCTGCGCTCGGCGAGCATCGTGGTGACGGAAGAACCGGGCTCGCCCGGTTCGTACAAAGCCACCATGTTCCTCAAGCCGCACTTCCAGCTCGAAGAACTGACCACCTCGATCCGGCTCGTGGCCGACCTGCCCAAGGCGGGCTGA
- the tssE gene encoding type VI secretion system baseplate subunit TssE translates to MRYLFERLAAATPTSAAQARPVDLREAVAEQIQRMVATRPRSAGDASDLLGFGMLNVVDVSANGGVGLTRYAARLKRMIERFEPRLANVEVTLVPDANPLMPNRLRVSGVLRSAEALPFRVLLDAATGAALEVMVR, encoded by the coding sequence ATGCGCTATCTGTTCGAACGCCTCGCCGCCGCGACGCCCACCTCGGCGGCGCAAGCCCGGCCCGTGGATCTGCGCGAGGCCGTGGCCGAGCAGATCCAGCGCATGGTCGCGACGCGTCCGCGCAGCGCGGGCGACGCGAGCGATCTGCTCGGTTTCGGCATGCTCAACGTGGTGGACGTGTCGGCTAACGGCGGCGTGGGTCTCACGCGCTACGCCGCGCGTCTGAAGCGGATGATCGAGCGCTTCGAGCCGCGTCTGGCGAACGTCGAGGTGACGCTCGTGCCGGACGCGAATCCGCTGATGCCGAACCGGCTGCGCGTGTCGGGCGTATTGCGCAGCGCCGAGGCGCTGCCGTTTCGCGTGCTGCTCGACGCCGCCACCGGCGCCGCGCTGGAGGTGATGGTGCGATGA
- a CDS encoding type VI secretion system tube protein Hcp produces MDLILLQPGDPDVFGGPNNWDNGGSLIDNTWRDQVLALGECIELVSVHQGMKQQITTDVSNSARTSGRPIITEFTCTKYVDKTSVKFYEYCLRAQPLGKGKGQPTKLYIARNSGDLTGNIMTFQLRDAIISEIQFQSHPDDMPTEQFKLNFTEILWTYTVQRADTQPAGNLATGWSIARNRPIGQFTD; encoded by the coding sequence ATGGACCTCATACTGTTGCAGCCGGGCGACCCGGACGTATTCGGCGGCCCGAACAACTGGGACAACGGCGGCAGCCTGATCGACAACACCTGGCGCGATCAGGTGCTGGCGCTCGGCGAATGTATCGAACTCGTGTCCGTGCATCAGGGCATGAAACAGCAGATCACCACCGACGTCAGCAACTCCGCGCGGACCTCGGGCCGGCCGATCATCACCGAGTTCACCTGCACCAAATACGTCGACAAGACCTCGGTGAAGTTCTACGAGTACTGTCTGCGCGCGCAGCCGCTCGGCAAGGGCAAGGGGCAGCCCACCAAGCTGTACATCGCGCGCAACTCGGGCGATCTGACCGGCAACATCATGACGTTCCAGCTGCGCGACGCGATCATCAGCGAGATCCAGTTCCAGTCGCATCCGGACGACATGCCGACCGAGCAGTTCAAGCTCAACTTCACGGAAATCCTCTGGACGTACACCGTGCAGCGCGCGGATACGCAACCGGCGGGTAACCTCGCGACCGGCTGGTCGATCGCGCGCAACCGTCCGATCGGTCAGTTCACCGACTGA